One segment of Pseudomonas sp. FP2196 DNA contains the following:
- the pnp gene encoding polyribonucleotide nucleotidyltransferase, which produces MNPVIKKFQFGQSTVTLETGRIARQASGAVLVTVDDDVSVLVTVVGAKQADPGKGFFPLSVHYQEKTYAAGKIPGGFFKREGRPSEKETLTSRLIDRPIRPLFPEGFMNEVQVVCTVVSTSKKTDPDIAAMIGTSAALAISGIPFDGPIGAARVAFHESTGYLLNPTYEQQAASSLDMVVAGTSDAVLMVESEAKELTEDQMLGAVLFAHDEFQVVINAVKELAAEAAKPTWNWAPQPEATELLGAIRAEFGEAISQAYTITIKADRYARLGELKDQVVAKLSGEEGQPSSSEVKAAFGEIEYRTVRENIVNGKPRIDGRDTRTVRPLNIEVGVLPKTHGSALFTRGETQALVVATLGTARDAQLLDTLEGEKKDPFMLHYNFPPFSVGECGRMGGAGRREIGHGRLARRSVSAMLPAADVFPYTIRVVSEITESNGSSSMASVCGASLALMDAGVPMKAPVAGIAMGLVKEGEKFAVLTDILGDEDHLGDMDFKVAGTAKGVTALQMDIKIKGITEEIMEIALGQALEARLNILGQMNQIIGQSRTELSANAPTMIAMKIDTDKIRDVIGKGGATIRAICEETKASIDIEDDGSIKIFGETKEAAEAARQRVLGITAEAEIGKIYVGKVERIVDFGAFVNILPGKDGLVHISMLSDARVEKVTDILKEGQEVEVLVLDVDNRGRIKLSIKDVAAAKASGV; this is translated from the coding sequence GTGAACCCGGTAATCAAAAAATTCCAGTTCGGTCAGTCGACCGTTACCCTCGAGACTGGCCGTATCGCCCGTCAGGCCTCCGGCGCAGTATTGGTCACCGTTGACGACGACGTCAGCGTATTGGTGACCGTTGTTGGTGCCAAGCAAGCCGATCCGGGCAAGGGCTTCTTCCCTCTGTCCGTTCACTACCAGGAAAAGACTTACGCTGCCGGTAAGATCCCTGGCGGTTTCTTCAAGCGTGAAGGCCGTCCTTCCGAGAAAGAAACCCTGACTTCCCGACTGATCGACCGTCCGATCCGTCCGCTGTTCCCAGAAGGTTTCATGAACGAAGTGCAGGTTGTCTGCACCGTCGTTTCCACCAGCAAGAAGACCGATCCGGACATCGCTGCGATGATCGGTACCTCGGCTGCCCTGGCTATCTCGGGCATCCCGTTCGACGGCCCGATCGGCGCCGCGCGTGTAGCTTTCCACGAAAGCACCGGCTACCTGCTGAACCCGACTTACGAGCAGCAAGCTGCTTCGAGCCTGGACATGGTTGTTGCCGGTACTTCGGACGCCGTGTTGATGGTTGAATCGGAAGCCAAAGAGCTGACCGAAGACCAGATGCTGGGCGCGGTACTGTTTGCTCACGACGAGTTCCAGGTGGTGATCAACGCCGTTAAAGAACTGGCTGCCGAAGCCGCCAAGCCAACCTGGAACTGGGCTCCACAGCCAGAAGCCACCGAACTGCTGGGCGCTATCCGTGCCGAGTTCGGCGAGGCGATCTCCCAGGCTTACACCATCACCATCAAGGCCGATCGTTACGCTCGCCTGGGTGAGCTGAAGGATCAGGTGGTTGCCAAGCTGTCCGGTGAAGAAGGCCAGCCTTCGTCCAGCGAAGTCAAAGCGGCATTCGGCGAAATCGAATACCGCACCGTTCGCGAAAACATCGTAAACGGCAAGCCACGTATCGACGGCCGCGACACCCGCACCGTACGTCCGCTGAACATCGAAGTCGGCGTTCTGCCAAAGACCCACGGTTCGGCGCTGTTCACCCGTGGTGAAACCCAGGCTCTGGTAGTCGCGACTCTGGGCACCGCCCGTGACGCACAACTGCTGGACACCCTGGAAGGCGAGAAAAAAGACCCGTTCATGCTGCACTACAACTTCCCTCCGTTCTCGGTGGGCGAGTGTGGTCGCATGGGTGGTGCTGGTCGTCGTGAAATCGGTCACGGCCGCCTGGCCCGTCGTTCGGTTTCGGCCATGCTGCCTGCCGCTGACGTGTTCCCGTACACCATCCGCGTGGTTTCGGAAATTACCGAATCCAACGGTTCGAGCTCGATGGCTTCCGTTTGCGGCGCTTCCCTGGCTCTGATGGACGCTGGCGTACCGATGAAGGCACCGGTTGCCGGTATCGCGATGGGTCTGGTTAAGGAAGGCGAGAAATTCGCAGTCCTGACCGACATCCTGGGTGACGAAGACCACCTGGGCGACATGGACTTCAAAGTGGCCGGTACCGCCAAAGGCGTTACCGCACTGCAGATGGACATCAAGATCAAGGGCATCACCGAAGAGATCATGGAAATCGCTCTGGGCCAAGCCCTGGAAGCGCGCCTGAACATCCTCGGTCAGATGAACCAGATCATCGGCCAGTCGCGTACCGAACTGTCGGCCAACGCTCCGACCATGATCGCGATGAAGATCGACACCGACAAGATCCGTGACGTTATCGGTAAAGGTGGCGCGACCATCCGTGCGATCTGCGAAGAAACCAAGGCTTCGATCGACATCGAAGACGACGGTTCGATCAAGATCTTCGGCGAAACCAAGGAAGCTGCAGAAGCTGCTCGTCAGCGCGTTCTGGGTATCACCGCTGAGGCCGAGATCGGCAAGATCTACGTCGGCAAGGTTGAGCGCATCGTCGACTTCGGCGCATTCGTCAACATCCTGCCGGGCAAGGACGGTCTGGTTCACATCTCGATGCTGAGCGACGCTCGTGTTGAGAAAGTGACCGACATCCTGAAAGAAGGCCAGGAAGTGGAAGTGCTGGTACTGGACGTGGACAACCGCGGCCGTATCAAGCTGTCCATCAAAGACGTGGCAGCGGCGAAGGCTTCGGGCGTTTAA
- a CDS encoding DUF6388 family protein translates to MTELTQEQRHEKALEKYILDVPDLKEEIKDLSPDDQKDQIQWAFEDEAEAQGLQPWELTLKYTSTPEEFEAQRLVLHKEAAEVLGVEWQEYCEMNNLVV, encoded by the coding sequence ATGACCGAATTAACTCAAGAGCAACGCCACGAAAAAGCGCTGGAAAAATACATTCTGGACGTACCGGACCTGAAGGAAGAGATCAAGGACCTGAGTCCTGACGATCAGAAAGATCAGATCCAGTGGGCCTTCGAAGATGAAGCTGAGGCCCAAGGCTTGCAGCCGTGGGAACTGACGCTCAAGTACACGAGCACGCCTGAAGAATTCGAGGCGCAACGTCTCGTATTGCACAAAGAGGCCGCCGAAGTACTGGGCGTAGAGTGGCAGGAGTACTGCGAGATGAACAATCTGGTGGTCTGA
- the nadC gene encoding carboxylating nicotinate-nucleotide diphosphorylase, whose protein sequence is MPNLRLADLTAEIEANVRRALLEDIGSGDITAQLIPAERLAKATIITRDDAVICGTAWVDTVFRQLDPRVAVHWQVIDGERVKPNQPLFHLEGPARSLLTGERSALNFLQLLSGVATRAQYLADFVAETRVKLLDTRKTLPGLRLAQKYAVTCGGCHNHRIGLYDAFLIKENHIAASGGIAQAIEAAHKIAPGKPVEIEVESLDELKEALAAGADIIMLDELSLDDMREAVRLNGGKAKLEASGGINESTLLPIAETGVDYISIGAMTKDVKAVDLSMRLSL, encoded by the coding sequence ATGCCGAATCTACGTCTCGCCGATTTGACCGCCGAAATCGAAGCCAACGTGCGCCGTGCGTTGCTCGAAGACATCGGCAGCGGCGATATCACCGCGCAACTGATCCCGGCCGAACGTCTGGCCAAAGCCACCATCATCACGCGCGACGACGCCGTCATCTGCGGCACTGCCTGGGTAGATACAGTGTTTCGCCAGCTCGATCCACGTGTGGCGGTGCATTGGCAAGTGATCGATGGCGAACGGGTCAAACCCAATCAGCCACTGTTTCACCTGGAAGGCCCGGCCCGTTCGCTGTTGACCGGTGAACGCAGCGCCCTGAACTTCCTGCAATTACTCTCGGGCGTGGCAACCCGCGCGCAGTATCTGGCGGACTTCGTCGCCGAAACCCGGGTCAAGCTGCTCGACACCCGCAAGACCCTGCCAGGCCTGCGTCTGGCGCAGAAATACGCCGTGACCTGCGGTGGCTGCCACAACCATCGCATCGGCCTGTACGACGCCTTTCTGATCAAGGAAAACCACATCGCTGCCAGCGGTGGCATTGCGCAAGCCATTGAAGCCGCGCACAAGATCGCGCCGGGCAAACCGGTGGAAATCGAAGTGGAAAGTCTGGATGAACTGAAAGAAGCTCTGGCGGCCGGCGCCGACATCATCATGCTTGATGAGTTAAGTCTGGACGACATGCGCGAAGCCGTACGCCTGAACGGCGGTAAGGCCAAACTGGAAGCCAGCGGCGGCATCAACGAAAGCACACTGCTGCCCATCGCCGAAACCGGTGTGGATTACATCTCGATTGGTGCGATGACCAAGGATGTGAAGGCGGTGGATCTGTCGATGCGCCTCAGCCTCTGA
- a CDS encoding DUF1631 domain-containing protein, with protein sequence MHKDGKVVPLHKVATDQANHSPLARLPVILLQVRDKAAQQLRHGLQELFDNADDTLFEMADRARNDVEQNIFFEAMRDLRLKRKNIERGFLELFFESFVGLTQNDSAHNALPGTLLYEQSAPRTDDMERNVAVETMVGRVLKRDGFALDQLTARLSALLGTTLDDQHNPLGPSLLCEYFLQAGRNLGVEIKVKLILLKLFERYVLADTEQLYAEANQLLSATGVLPELKPVPARRAIDRAVADVNSEESNDPPPADEGVQEVFAALQELLLHVRGSVAPILEPSAAAQPISTRDLLRLLSHLQQYVPALASQDDFDLRNQLEQLLTRVSVKSGKSRIVGGADEDVINLIAMVFDCILEDRNVPDSLKALIARLQIPMLKVAVLDKSFFSRSSHPARRLLNEIAEAAMGWGDCDGEARDSLYLRIEQVVQRLLTDFFDDPAIFSELLADFLAFTSDERRRSELLEQRLRDAEEGRAKTELARRRVEQALNQALLGKLLPPSVVTFVQNAWSKVLLLTGLKHGEQSAEWQADVQTLEQLIWSVQRHDDTESGMRLLALVPGLLKSLRDGLSRSAFDPFATSEFFSELEALHVRVLEPSTVADEAEPALIEVSQQIQLQTSDEGVMALASARSSRDNAGLQQVDQLRVGSWVVFQEEDEHTLRCKLAAIIDVTDKYVFVDRTGMKVLERSRIGLALEFQRGAVRALDDTLLFDRALESVLGNLRRLNRAK encoded by the coding sequence ATGCACAAAGACGGGAAAGTAGTGCCTTTGCACAAGGTCGCTACCGATCAGGCGAATCATTCGCCGCTCGCCCGCCTGCCTGTGATTCTGCTTCAGGTTCGCGACAAGGCTGCTCAGCAACTGCGCCACGGTCTGCAGGAGCTGTTCGACAACGCCGACGACACCCTGTTCGAAATGGCCGACCGGGCGCGCAACGACGTCGAACAGAACATTTTCTTTGAAGCCATGCGCGATCTGCGCCTCAAGCGTAAAAACATCGAGCGCGGCTTTCTTGAGCTGTTCTTCGAGTCTTTTGTCGGCCTCACTCAAAACGATTCTGCACACAACGCGCTTCCGGGCACTTTGCTATACGAACAATCCGCGCCGCGCACCGATGACATGGAGCGCAATGTGGCCGTAGAGACCATGGTCGGCCGCGTGCTCAAGCGTGATGGCTTCGCGCTCGATCAACTGACCGCGCGTCTCAGTGCATTACTCGGCACTACCCTCGACGACCAGCACAACCCGCTTGGTCCGTCGCTGCTCTGCGAATATTTCCTTCAGGCCGGGCGCAACCTGGGTGTGGAGATCAAGGTCAAGCTGATCCTGCTCAAACTGTTCGAACGCTATGTATTGGCGGACACCGAACAGCTGTATGCCGAAGCCAATCAGTTGCTCAGCGCCACCGGCGTGTTGCCCGAATTGAAACCGGTCCCCGCGCGCCGCGCTATCGATCGCGCAGTGGCCGACGTGAACAGCGAAGAAAGTAACGATCCGCCGCCAGCAGACGAAGGTGTGCAGGAAGTCTTTGCCGCGTTGCAGGAGTTGCTGTTGCACGTGCGCGGCAGCGTTGCGCCGATTCTGGAGCCGAGCGCTGCGGCTCAACCAATCTCCACCCGCGACCTGCTGCGCCTGCTCTCGCACTTGCAACAATATGTGCCGGCGCTGGCTTCACAGGACGACTTCGATCTGCGTAACCAACTCGAACAGTTGCTTACGCGGGTCAGCGTCAAAAGTGGCAAATCGCGGATCGTCGGCGGCGCTGATGAAGACGTGATCAACCTGATTGCCATGGTGTTCGACTGCATCCTTGAAGATCGCAATGTCCCCGACTCGCTGAAGGCGCTGATAGCCCGTTTGCAGATCCCGATGCTCAAGGTGGCGGTGCTCGACAAGAGTTTCTTCAGTCGCAGCAGCCATCCGGCGCGTCGCTTGCTCAATGAAATTGCCGAAGCGGCGATGGGGTGGGGTGATTGCGACGGTGAGGCGCGTGACAGCTTGTACCTGCGTATCGAGCAGGTGGTGCAGCGCTTGCTCACAGACTTTTTTGATGATCCGGCGATTTTTTCCGAATTGCTCGCCGACTTCCTCGCCTTCACCAGTGATGAACGCCGTCGCAGCGAGTTGCTCGAACAGCGTCTGCGGGATGCCGAAGAAGGTCGGGCGAAAACCGAGCTGGCCCGTCGACGGGTCGAGCAGGCTTTGAATCAGGCACTGCTGGGCAAACTCCTGCCACCGTCGGTGGTGACATTCGTCCAGAACGCCTGGAGCAAAGTGCTGCTGCTGACCGGCCTCAAGCATGGCGAGCAGTCTGCCGAGTGGCAGGCTGATGTGCAGACACTGGAACAACTGATCTGGAGTGTGCAGCGTCATGACGATACCGAGTCCGGCATGCGTTTGTTGGCGCTGGTACCGGGGTTGCTGAAATCGCTGCGTGATGGTTTGAGCAGATCGGCATTCGATCCGTTTGCCACCAGCGAATTCTTCAGCGAGCTGGAAGCGCTTCACGTACGGGTGCTTGAACCTTCAACTGTGGCCGATGAAGCGGAGCCGGCGCTGATCGAGGTGTCGCAGCAGATCCAGTTGCAAACCTCAGATGAAGGCGTGATGGCGCTGGCATCGGCGCGCTCGTCCCGCGACAACGCAGGCCTGCAACAGGTTGATCAACTGCGTGTGGGCAGTTGGGTCGTGTTTCAGGAAGAAGATGAACACACTCTGCGCTGCAAACTCGCGGCGATCATCGACGTCACCGACAAATACGTCTTTGTCGACCGCACCGGGATGAAAGTGCTGGAGCGCAGCCGCATCGGACTGGCCCTTGAATTCCAGCGCGGTGCGGTGCGTGCGCTCGATGACACGCTGCTGTTCGACCGCGCGCTGGAGTCGGTGCTCGGCAATCTGCGACGACTCAATCGCGCCAAGTGA
- the ampD gene encoding 1,6-anhydro-N-acetylmuramyl-L-alanine amidase AmpD, translating into MQLDPASGWCHGVQACPSPNFNERPAGEISLLVIHNISLPPAQFATGKVQEFFQNRLDVTEHPYFAGIADLRVSAHFLIERDGKVTQFVSCLERAWHAGVSMFEGRETCNDFSVGIELEGTDDLPFTDAQYQALTVLTRQLQSAFPAITGARICGHSDIAPGRKTDPGPAFDWARYRAALAQEEEQ; encoded by the coding sequence ATGCAGTTGGATCCCGCTAGCGGGTGGTGTCACGGGGTGCAGGCCTGCCCATCGCCCAACTTCAATGAACGCCCTGCGGGCGAAATTTCTCTGTTGGTGATCCACAACATCAGCCTGCCACCGGCGCAGTTCGCCACCGGCAAAGTGCAGGAATTTTTCCAGAATCGTCTGGATGTCACCGAACATCCCTACTTTGCAGGGATTGCCGACCTACGGGTCTCAGCGCATTTTCTGATCGAACGTGACGGCAAGGTCACCCAGTTTGTCTCCTGTCTTGAGCGGGCGTGGCATGCGGGCGTGTCGATGTTCGAGGGGCGCGAAACCTGTAACGATTTTTCCGTGGGCATCGAACTTGAAGGCACTGATGATCTGCCGTTCACCGACGCGCAGTATCAGGCGCTGACCGTGCTGACCCGCCAGTTGCAAAGCGCATTTCCGGCCATCACCGGCGCACGCATTTGCGGACACAGCGACATTGCACCCGGGCGCAAGACCGATCCTGGCCCGGCATTCGACTGGGCGCGTTACCGCGCTGCCCTGGCACAAGAGGAAGAACAATGA
- the ampE gene encoding regulatory signaling modulator protein AmpE yields the protein MSFLVLLLAVWIEKFSALRHRVQRDGGWIRELNKLESSERLAKQPWLVLTILVLLPVALLGLLLVVLEPVAYGLLALPVHLLVVIYSLGRGDLLGGLGPFRDAWRREDLQAAAHVAKRDLDICADSGEQLLDRVQGHLLWQAYQSFFAVIFWYFLLGPVAALAYRLLALAEEHGQNPALVERAAQLRHAFDWVPVRLLAASFALVGNFVAVSRVMLHELLNWHISAAQLINKVGLAAGEIPAPAVGPEGINTLDCLWELLLRAAVLWYAGFALWTVLIH from the coding sequence ATGAGTTTTCTGGTGTTACTGCTGGCGGTCTGGATCGAGAAATTCTCGGCCCTGCGCCATCGGGTTCAACGCGATGGCGGATGGATCCGCGAACTGAATAAACTCGAAAGCAGCGAGCGTCTGGCCAAACAGCCATGGCTGGTGCTGACGATTCTGGTGTTGCTGCCGGTGGCATTGCTGGGGCTGTTGCTGGTAGTGCTGGAACCCGTGGCGTACGGCCTGCTGGCCCTGCCGGTGCATTTGCTGGTGGTGATTTACAGCCTGGGGCGTGGTGACTTGCTCGGCGGGCTCGGGCCGTTCCGCGATGCCTGGCGGCGTGAGGATCTGCAAGCGGCGGCACATGTGGCCAAGCGCGATCTGGATATCTGTGCCGACAGCGGCGAGCAATTGCTCGACCGGGTGCAGGGGCATCTGTTGTGGCAGGCCTATCAGAGCTTCTTCGCGGTGATCTTCTGGTATTTCTTGCTCGGCCCGGTGGCGGCGCTGGCCTATCGCTTGTTGGCGCTGGCCGAAGAGCACGGTCAGAACCCGGCGCTGGTCGAGCGGGCTGCGCAGTTGCGCCATGCTTTTGATTGGGTGCCGGTGCGCCTGCTGGCGGCGAGTTTTGCTCTGGTCGGCAACTTCGTCGCGGTCAGCCGGGTGATGCTGCATGAGTTGCTGAACTGGCACATCAGTGCTGCACAACTTATCAACAAGGTCGGATTGGCAGCGGGGGAGATCCCTGCTCCTGCTGTTGGGCCTGAAGGCATCAACACCCTCGATTGCCTGTGGGAATTGCTGCTGCGCGCGGCGGTGCTGTGGTATGCCGGGTTCGCCTTGTGGACAGTACTGATTCACTGA
- a CDS encoding methyl-accepting chemotaxis protein, with the protein MSATSQEVARSAAAAVSSAHSVNDETVNGRGLVESQQGSIAALASEIDQSVRVINQLASDSQSISRVLEVIKSIAEQTNLLALNAAIEAARAGEQGRGFAVVADEVRTLAKRTQQSTEEIEQMIAKLHGGVGAAVKAMGVSHQMASGTVGQSEKVQQALENILGAVGMIVDQNQQIAAAVEQQTAVAHDIDQNIVEINRAGERTAQGAHQTEDASRALSAQVVELKQLISAFRV; encoded by the coding sequence ATGTCGGCGACCTCACAGGAAGTGGCGCGCAGTGCCGCAGCAGCGGTGAGCAGCGCCCATAGCGTGAATGACGAGACCGTCAATGGTCGTGGTCTGGTGGAGTCGCAGCAGGGCAGCATTGCCGCGCTGGCCAGCGAGATCGATCAGTCGGTGCGGGTGATCAATCAACTGGCCAGCGACAGTCAATCAATCAGCCGTGTACTGGAAGTGATCAAGAGCATCGCCGAACAGACCAACCTGCTGGCGCTCAACGCCGCGATCGAAGCAGCCCGTGCCGGTGAGCAGGGGCGCGGTTTTGCCGTGGTCGCGGATGAAGTGCGTACGTTGGCTAAACGTACCCAGCAATCGACCGAAGAGATTGAGCAGATGATCGCCAAACTCCACGGCGGTGTCGGCGCGGCGGTGAAGGCCATGGGGGTCAGCCATCAGATGGCCAGCGGCACGGTCGGGCAGTCGGAGAAGGTTCAGCAGGCGTTGGAAAACATCCTCGGCGCCGTAGGAATGATCGTCGATCAGAACCAGCAGATTGCCGCTGCGGTGGAGCAGCAGACCGCGGTAGCCCATGACATCGATCAGAATATCGTCGAGATCAACCGCGCCGGAGAACGCACGGCGCAAGGTGCGCATCAGACTGAAGATGCCAGCCGGGCGTTGTCGGCGCAGGTGGTGGAGCTCAAACAGCTGATCAGCGCGTTTCGCGTCTAG
- a CDS encoding TatD family hydrolase encodes MELIDSHTHLDFPDFDADRSALLMESRALGVRRMVVLGVCEGNWQRVWDLVQSDAELYAAFGMHPVYLDQHRPEDVQALGDWLTRLRGHRQLCAVGEIGLDYFIETLDRERQQALFEAQLQLAADFELPALIHVRRSHAAVIATLKRFRLKRAGIIHAFAGSREEAREYIKLGFKLGLGGAPTWPQALRMHRVLADLPLDSIVLETDSPDMAPAMFPGVRNTPAHLPAICNALAELMNISSQQLADASTANSCEVFGW; translated from the coding sequence GTGGAGCTGATCGACAGCCACACCCACCTGGACTTCCCCGACTTCGACGCCGACCGCTCGGCGTTGCTGATGGAAAGCCGCGCACTCGGTGTGCGGCGGATGGTGGTGCTGGGCGTCTGTGAAGGTAATTGGCAGCGGGTCTGGGATCTGGTGCAGAGCGATGCCGAGCTGTACGCGGCGTTCGGTATGCACCCGGTGTATCTCGATCAGCATCGCCCCGAAGATGTCCAGGCGCTCGGTGACTGGCTGACGAGATTGCGCGGTCATCGGCAGTTGTGTGCGGTGGGTGAGATCGGTCTGGACTACTTCATCGAAACCCTCGACCGCGAGCGGCAACAGGCGTTATTCGAAGCACAACTGCAACTGGCGGCGGACTTTGAATTACCGGCGCTGATCCATGTGCGCCGCAGTCACGCGGCGGTAATCGCCACGCTCAAGCGTTTTCGATTGAAGCGAGCCGGCATCATCCATGCCTTTGCCGGCAGTCGCGAAGAGGCGCGGGAATACATCAAACTCGGCTTCAAACTCGGTCTGGGCGGCGCACCGACCTGGCCGCAGGCGCTGCGCATGCATCGGGTGCTGGCGGATTTGCCGCTGGATTCCATTGTGCTGGAAACCGATTCACCGGACATGGCGCCCGCGATGTTCCCCGGCGTGCGCAATACTCCGGCGCACTTGCCGGCCATCTGTAACGCCCTCGCCGAACTGATGAACATCAGCTCGCAACAACTGGCCGACGCCAGCACCGCCAACAGCTGCGAAGTGTTCGGCTGGTAA
- the cra gene encoding catabolite repressor/activator has product MKLSDIARLAGVSVTTASYVINGKAEQQRISTATVERVRAVVEQHGFTPNPQAAGLRSRHTRTLGFILPDLENPSYARIAKLLEQGARARGYQLLIASSDDAPDSERQLLQLFKARRCDALIVASCLPAGDDSYRQLQAKGLPIIAIDRVMEPEHFCSVISDDREASLHLTQSLLDPQLKQIVLLGARPELSISQERAAGFKQALADFKGEVLVEHAESFSRECGKQLMEELLQRLGHLPDALVTTSYVLLQGVFDALQDYPLKSRPLRLGTFGDTQLLDFLPLPVNAMAQQHQLIADKALELALAAVEQSDYQPGVQAIARTFKQRIHRD; this is encoded by the coding sequence TTGAAACTCAGTGATATCGCGCGGTTGGCCGGAGTGTCCGTGACCACCGCCAGCTACGTCATCAACGGCAAGGCCGAACAGCAACGAATCAGCACCGCCACCGTCGAACGGGTGCGCGCGGTGGTCGAGCAGCACGGCTTCACGCCCAACCCCCAAGCGGCCGGGTTACGCAGTCGGCACACCCGCACGCTGGGCTTTATCCTGCCGGATCTGGAAAACCCCAGTTACGCACGGATCGCCAAACTGCTCGAACAAGGTGCCCGGGCGCGTGGTTATCAACTGTTGATCGCCAGCTCCGACGATGCGCCGGACAGCGAGCGCCAGTTGCTGCAACTGTTCAAGGCTCGCCGTTGCGATGCGCTGATCGTCGCCAGTTGCCTGCCGGCCGGGGATGACAGCTACCGCCAGTTGCAGGCCAAAGGTCTGCCGATCATCGCCATCGACCGGGTCATGGAACCCGAGCATTTCTGCTCGGTGATCAGCGACGACCGCGAGGCCAGCCTGCATTTGACCCAGAGCCTGCTCGATCCTCAGTTGAAGCAGATCGTCCTGCTTGGCGCCCGTCCGGAACTGAGCATCAGCCAGGAGCGGGCCGCCGGGTTCAAACAGGCCCTCGCCGACTTCAAAGGCGAAGTGCTGGTCGAGCACGCCGAATCTTTCAGTCGCGAATGCGGCAAGCAATTGATGGAAGAACTCCTGCAACGCCTCGGCCATTTGCCGGACGCGCTGGTAACCACTTCCTACGTTCTGCTACAGGGCGTGTTCGACGCACTGCAGGACTACCCGCTCAAATCCCGGCCGTTGCGTCTCGGCACATTCGGCGACACGCAGTTGCTGGACTTCCTGCCATTGCCGGTCAACGCCATGGCCCAGCAGCACCAGTTGATCGCCGACAAGGCGCTGGAACTGGCACTGGCTGCTGTCGAACAGTCGGATTATCAGCCAGGTGTGCAAGCCATCGCGCGTACCTTCAAGCAGCGTATTCACCGGGACTGA